Proteins from a genomic interval of Fuerstiella sp.:
- a CDS encoding carboxypeptidase regulatory-like domain-containing protein, translating to LGRDGYGTKIVSIELKDGEPQQFRLLSDCLLGYVWPKCVKSGDRSEFRMHAVEEYELELWRYGAEKEFIRRIGTFDEHGPRATMQITPDGDYTQQGVKWNRDGYHSQSLNQLIEAPQRSGLYYFHARNRSGAFFSFPWVVAPVSPVSNVAVFASDINWNAYNSFGGRSNYINADRLPTVPIVNSRLELKRYTEKEHRTYDSGSYESLSLDRPDPYNHIDEREELTDPIAGRQGCHMAAAEWRLLGWMERSGFDYDLYSETQYHFDQISLDEYRVLIISTHPEYWSADMYFRLKDWVFNRGGRLMYLGGNGLNCEVEFLDDHRIVYQNTNWSHSEPQIAPDGSVYESRFDKRQESEANLLGVVFSESGIMTAAPYQVKDANHWCFDGTGLKNGDTFGEHSLHQRVPGGASGHETDKVSSQSPSNVRLLAKGLNPDNGGGEIVIHERDGGGAVFSAGSICWPSSVLVDDAVSKITENVLHRFLETGE from the coding sequence TTGGGCCGTGACGGTTACGGGACAAAAATCGTCAGCATCGAATTAAAGGATGGCGAACCGCAACAGTTTCGACTGCTGTCAGATTGCCTGTTGGGTTATGTCTGGCCAAAGTGTGTCAAGTCCGGTGACAGGTCGGAATTTCGAATGCATGCCGTCGAAGAATACGAACTCGAATTGTGGCGTTACGGTGCTGAAAAGGAATTCATTCGTCGGATTGGCACATTTGATGAACACGGACCACGTGCCACCATGCAGATCACGCCCGATGGTGACTACACCCAGCAAGGTGTCAAATGGAACAGGGATGGTTACCACAGTCAGTCTCTGAATCAGTTGATCGAGGCACCTCAGCGATCTGGTTTGTACTACTTTCACGCTCGGAACAGGTCCGGCGCCTTCTTTTCGTTTCCATGGGTGGTCGCTCCGGTAAGCCCGGTTTCGAATGTCGCCGTTTTCGCATCGGACATCAACTGGAATGCGTATAACAGCTTCGGTGGGCGCAGCAACTACATCAACGCCGACCGGCTGCCGACAGTGCCCATCGTTAACTCTCGGCTGGAACTAAAACGGTATACCGAAAAGGAACATCGAACCTATGACTCCGGCTCTTACGAGTCGCTGTCGCTCGATCGTCCGGATCCGTACAACCATATTGACGAACGCGAAGAGTTGACTGATCCAATTGCGGGACGTCAGGGGTGTCACATGGCGGCAGCCGAATGGAGGTTGCTGGGGTGGATGGAACGGAGTGGGTTCGACTACGACCTCTACAGCGAAACCCAGTACCATTTCGATCAGATTTCACTTGACGAATACCGGGTACTCATCATCAGCACGCATCCGGAATACTGGTCTGCGGACATGTACTTTCGGCTAAAAGACTGGGTATTTAATCGCGGCGGCCGGCTGATGTATCTGGGCGGCAACGGCCTGAACTGCGAAGTGGAGTTCCTCGACGATCATCGTATTGTCTATCAAAACACAAACTGGAGTCATTCTGAACCGCAAATTGCTCCGGACGGCTCCGTGTATGAAAGTCGGTTTGATAAACGTCAGGAATCAGAAGCCAATTTACTGGGCGTCGTCTTTTCAGAATCCGGCATCATGACCGCTGCTCCTTATCAGGTGAAGGACGCCAACCACTGGTGCTTTGATGGTACAGGTCTCAAAAACGGCGACACATTTGGCGAACACAGCCTGCATCAAAGAGTGCCCGGAGGAGCGTCTGGTCATGAAACTGACAAAGTTTCATCTCAGTCACCTTCAAATGTACGTCTGCTGGCCAAGGGACTGAATCCAGACAATGGTGGAGGTGAGATCGTGATTCACGAACGAGATGGCGGTGGGGCGGTGTTTTCTGCAGGGTCGATCTGTTGGCCGAGTTCAGTACTGGTTGATGACGCCGTGTCGAAGATTACAGAGAACGTCCTGCACCGTTTCCTGGAGACCGGGGAATAA
- a CDS encoding amidohydrolase family protein produces MLFDTHTNLMWYPDHLSDELVKFAWEAKRAKMKLSEDVYFAGSDVMEANAFDSKPEQLLEATADIDKVIVFGIKAPFTGINSDQELIAEFVAAHSDRFIGWCSVDPNDEDCLDQLEHYVNNLGLRGLKCSPIYQNWNPQDPKHLPLFRKAESLGIPVNIHQGTSFVRTGPLKYSNPIQLEDIAVACPDLRIVISHMGHPWEDECVVLIRKHPNLYTNISALHYRPLRHYQAFISAIEYGVEHKLIFGSDFPSATAAQVIAGQSKINDVVLGTGLPKVPDEMIHNIIYENWKSFLPEYR; encoded by the coding sequence ATGCTGTTTGATACACACACCAATCTGATGTGGTACCCGGATCATCTTTCGGATGAACTTGTGAAGTTTGCCTGGGAAGCAAAACGGGCAAAGATGAAGCTTTCCGAAGATGTTTATTTTGCCGGCAGTGACGTCATGGAGGCGAATGCTTTTGATTCGAAGCCGGAGCAGTTACTGGAAGCAACTGCCGACATCGACAAAGTCATTGTGTTTGGTATCAAAGCCCCCTTCACCGGAATCAACTCCGATCAGGAACTGATTGCGGAATTTGTAGCGGCTCACTCTGACAGATTTATCGGCTGGTGTTCCGTCGATCCCAATGATGAAGACTGTCTCGATCAGCTGGAGCACTATGTCAACAATCTGGGGCTTCGAGGTCTGAAATGCTCTCCGATTTACCAGAACTGGAATCCACAGGATCCCAAACATCTGCCCCTGTTTCGGAAGGCGGAGTCTCTGGGAATCCCCGTTAATATTCATCAGGGCACCTCGTTTGTCCGAACAGGACCACTGAAGTATTCAAATCCAATTCAGCTGGAGGATATTGCTGTCGCCTGTCCCGATCTGCGAATCGTGATCAGTCATATGGGACATCCGTGGGAGGATGAATGTGTCGTACTGATCCGCAAACACCCGAATTTGTACACAAATATTTCCGCTCTACACTATCGGCCGTTGCGGCACTATCAGGCATTTATTTCAGCAATCGAATACGGAGTAGAGCATAAACTGATTTTTGGTTCCGACTTTCCGTCTGCAACAGCCGCACAGGTCATTGCCGGTCAGTCCAAAATCAATGATGTGGTTCTTGGTACCGGTCTCCCGAAGGTCCCGGATGAGATGATTCACAATATCATCTATGAAAATTGGAAATCATTTCTGCCGGAGTATCGTTAA
- a CDS encoding DUF1592 domain-containing protein: MNDNFLKTQLKLNVWRTFLIGCCGLLPVAMSPPCPAQPPPAGPLSAFVDNYCVRCHGPEEQKGEFRTDRAPSKLTDPRFVIHWGKVLERLTSGEMPPEDEPQPTEEARGVSMQLISDWIREADAARYAVMDPVSLRRLTRDEYANTVHDLLGATYVPSDPGNLPEEPAWHGFDRIGPALSLSPSHLERYLSAAEAALDQVLPVSEGSAAPHLDKWPFHKIVGGNTDETPEGRTRGRKVVKPNSNLRATVNDWHGQQIPISGNYRVRIKLSGLRPPGGNAPHLRFYCANLNRVLHEQDVEAPEDKPTIVEFTTYLPAGEHQVNLFNTEPGLSLYVTSATESDSVIFLSIKEGREPTLQKITDEQGVPLVPFLLVDSIEFEGPMRPDLPAVLKGLSGDGPQNTDQARQIVTAFAEKAFRRPLRETEAIRLGSLIDTELDAGRSFAQATRSGLVAVLCSKNFIFLVEGDAETPRTKINDWELASRLSYFFWSTMPDVPLLATAKAGRLHDPDVLIRQVRRMLADPRASRFATTFPYQWLQLADVGKFPPDKKLYPNYSKTLEQSMVAETISFFSEMLDRNLGIREFLISDWTMMNGPLANFYGMPGIVDAPLRRVTLPAGSPRGGVLTQAAVLSLTSDGARHRPVHRGKWVLESILGQSPPRPPANVAALPAAAKDQPKQTIREKIGAHVTNESCATCHSRIDPLGLAFENFDAIGAWRDVEIILQETGEHRPVDASGKLPDGRTFSTPNDFKELLAENLDPFALTLAEKLATYAMRRPLTLADRESLRPAVIALRDKGYPLRDLIEAITLNPLFLRR, translated from the coding sequence ATGAATGACAATTTCCTCAAAACTCAGCTGAAACTTAACGTCTGGCGGACGTTTCTGATCGGGTGTTGCGGGTTGCTTCCTGTGGCCATGAGTCCTCCATGTCCGGCCCAGCCGCCACCGGCCGGACCTTTAAGTGCATTTGTGGACAACTACTGTGTTCGTTGCCACGGACCGGAAGAGCAAAAGGGAGAGTTCCGAACTGACAGGGCGCCTTCCAAACTGACCGATCCTCGTTTTGTTATTCACTGGGGAAAAGTGCTGGAGCGACTGACTTCAGGAGAAATGCCGCCAGAAGACGAGCCACAACCGACGGAGGAGGCGCGCGGTGTCAGTATGCAGTTAATTTCGGACTGGATCCGAGAAGCCGACGCGGCCCGCTATGCGGTGATGGACCCTGTAAGCCTGAGGAGACTCACCCGCGACGAATATGCCAACACGGTGCACGACCTTCTCGGAGCGACATACGTTCCCTCCGATCCGGGCAATCTACCGGAGGAACCCGCATGGCATGGGTTTGATCGTATTGGTCCGGCACTGAGTCTGTCACCGTCACATCTGGAACGGTATCTCTCTGCTGCAGAAGCGGCACTCGATCAGGTGCTGCCAGTAAGCGAGGGCTCCGCTGCCCCGCATCTGGACAAATGGCCCTTCCACAAGATCGTCGGGGGAAATACGGACGAAACTCCGGAAGGGCGGACGCGGGGCCGTAAAGTCGTTAAGCCGAACTCCAATCTCAGAGCGACGGTGAACGATTGGCATGGCCAGCAAATACCGATTTCCGGCAACTATCGGGTACGCATCAAACTGAGTGGATTGCGTCCACCCGGCGGCAATGCGCCTCATTTGCGGTTTTATTGTGCCAATCTGAATCGAGTGCTCCACGAACAGGATGTGGAGGCCCCGGAAGACAAACCGACAATCGTTGAGTTCACGACTTATCTGCCTGCCGGAGAGCACCAGGTCAATCTGTTCAACACAGAACCTGGGTTAAGTCTGTATGTGACCTCGGCAACCGAATCGGACTCAGTCATTTTTCTCAGCATCAAGGAAGGTCGCGAACCGACGCTGCAAAAGATCACAGATGAGCAGGGCGTACCCCTCGTGCCGTTTTTGCTTGTGGACTCCATTGAGTTTGAAGGGCCCATGCGACCCGATCTGCCGGCCGTGCTGAAGGGATTGTCCGGTGATGGACCGCAGAATACAGACCAGGCCCGGCAAATTGTGACGGCGTTTGCCGAAAAGGCTTTTCGACGGCCACTGCGAGAGACAGAGGCCATCCGGCTTGGCTCGTTAATCGATACGGAACTGGACGCCGGAAGAAGTTTTGCACAGGCGACCCGATCCGGGTTAGTGGCTGTGCTCTGTTCCAAAAATTTCATCTTTCTGGTGGAGGGTGATGCGGAAACGCCGCGAACAAAAATCAATGACTGGGAACTCGCTTCACGTCTCTCCTATTTCTTCTGGAGTACGATGCCGGATGTGCCACTGCTGGCTACCGCCAAAGCCGGGCGTTTGCATGATCCGGATGTCCTGATTCGTCAAGTGCGAAGAATGCTGGCTGATCCGAGAGCGTCACGATTCGCAACGACATTTCCGTATCAGTGGCTCCAGTTGGCAGATGTCGGAAAGTTTCCGCCGGATAAGAAGCTTTATCCAAACTACAGCAAGACGCTGGAACAGAGCATGGTCGCCGAGACCATTTCGTTTTTCAGTGAAATGCTCGACAGGAACCTTGGCATTCGGGAATTCCTTATCTCGGACTGGACGATGATGAATGGTCCGCTGGCAAATTTTTACGGCATGCCTGGTATCGTTGATGCGCCTCTGCGGCGGGTGACCCTGCCCGCAGGCAGCCCTCGAGGAGGAGTCCTGACCCAGGCAGCGGTGCTGAGTCTGACTTCCGACGGCGCCCGGCATCGTCCGGTGCATCGAGGCAAATGGGTACTGGAGTCGATTCTGGGCCAATCACCACCGCGACCACCAGCGAATGTTGCGGCGCTCCCCGCCGCAGCAAAAGACCAGCCAAAGCAGACGATTCGAGAAAAAATCGGGGCCCACGTTACCAACGAAAGTTGTGCTACCTGCCACAGCCGAATCGATCCACTGGGACTGGCGTTCGAAAATTTTGATGCGATTGGTGCCTGGCGCGATGTGGAAATCATATTGCAGGAAACCGGAGAACATCGACCGGTCGATGCCAGCGGCAAACTGCCCGATGGTCGTACCTTTTCAACCCCGAACGACTTCAAAGAACTTCTGGCGGAAAATCTCGATCCGTTCGCACTGACACTGGCGGAAAAACTGGCGACCTACGCCATGCGACGTCCGTTGACTCTGGCCGATCGCGAGTCTCTGAGGCCGGCGGTCATCGCACTCAGGGACAAGGGCTACCCGCTGCGTGACCTCATTGAAGCCATTACACTCAACCCCCTGTTCCTCAGACGCTGA
- a CDS encoding DUF1552 domain-containing protein, with protein MSNIQTQRWLLNRRRFLRGTGTTIALPLLNAMIPLSASEATAVSRPRRSVFAYIPNGVNVDTWQMHRAGSDYELTAPMMSLERHRDCMTPISGLHHPGALNQQHVCADSWLTGAALTSADSSSYQNSISCDQLMAEVTSPHTRFPSLELSITAGVGKPMNTNTLSFSRDGVPLPAEENPRSIFDRLFGDDSASAKDRQEQLRSRRSILDNVIEDARSLDRTLGHEDRGKLAEYLQAVREVEIRTRRLEDWLNVPKPKVDGTRFQRNVSRSAAGDYYRTMYDLIVLALRTDMTRVITYLSGSEGFGLAIPEIGISQTRHELSHHNGDRAVLDSLTKSDTFLVEQFAYFLDQLKATDDGGEPLLDRTMVLFGSGMSYGHSHGNANLPIVFAGGRGLGLRHGQHIDYNLPKLGAYKPNDIRHCFKPVDDTARLSNLLVLMLQKMEVDTEKFVDSIGPISELTYG; from the coding sequence ATGTCAAACATCCAGACCCAGCGCTGGCTTCTGAACCGCCGTCGTTTTCTTCGGGGTACAGGAACCACCATCGCCCTGCCACTGCTCAATGCGATGATTCCGCTGAGCGCTTCAGAGGCCACCGCAGTGTCACGTCCGCGACGGAGTGTATTTGCCTATATTCCGAATGGAGTGAACGTCGATACCTGGCAAATGCATAGAGCGGGCAGCGATTACGAGTTGACAGCGCCTATGATGTCGCTGGAACGCCATCGGGACTGCATGACACCGATCAGCGGGCTGCATCATCCGGGAGCCTTAAACCAACAACACGTCTGTGCGGACAGCTGGCTGACCGGAGCAGCGCTGACCAGTGCAGACAGTTCCAGCTATCAGAACAGTATTTCCTGTGACCAGCTCATGGCCGAAGTGACGTCACCCCACACGCGTTTCCCCTCCCTGGAACTGTCGATCACGGCGGGTGTCGGCAAGCCCATGAATACCAACACACTTTCATTCTCTCGCGACGGAGTGCCGCTGCCCGCCGAAGAAAACCCACGCTCGATCTTTGATCGACTCTTTGGAGATGACAGCGCTTCGGCCAAGGACAGGCAGGAACAGCTGCGCAGCCGGCGCAGCATTCTGGATAACGTCATTGAGGATGCGCGGTCACTCGACAGGACGCTCGGTCACGAGGATCGTGGCAAGCTGGCCGAATATCTGCAGGCGGTACGAGAAGTGGAAATCCGTACCCGGCGTCTTGAGGACTGGCTGAATGTTCCCAAACCTAAAGTGGACGGCACGCGATTTCAGAGAAACGTCTCCAGGTCGGCCGCCGGTGATTATTATCGTACGATGTATGATCTGATTGTGCTCGCTCTGCGCACCGACATGACGCGAGTGATCACCTACCTGAGCGGAAGCGAAGGCTTTGGACTGGCAATTCCGGAAATCGGTATTAGCCAAACCCGACACGAACTCTCTCATCACAACGGAGACAGGGCCGTACTGGACAGCCTGACCAAAAGCGATACTTTTCTGGTGGAACAGTTCGCCTATTTCCTTGACCAGCTTAAAGCGACAGACGATGGAGGCGAACCGCTGCTGGATCGGACCATGGTGCTGTTCGGCAGCGGGATGAGCTACGGTCACAGCCACGGTAACGCGAACCTGCCAATTGTCTTCGCGGGAGGCAGAGGACTCGGTTTGCGCCACGGACAGCATATTGACTACAACCTGCCCAAACTCGGTGCTTACAAACCGAACGATATCCGTCACTGCTTCAAACCTGTCGACGACACGGCCCGCCTTTCCAACCTGCTGGTACTCATGCTGCAAAAAATGGAGGTTGATACAGAAAAGTTCGTTGACAGCATCGGTCCTATTTCAGAACTGACATACGGATGA
- a CDS encoding dihydrodipicolinate synthase family protein — translation MSHHDFDPQGVIPACLMPFDARLEIDEPAYRRHLSDLAGIAGVTAITVNGHAAEVHALSFEEQRRGIDIARDEIAGKLPLVVGIHRGGTQEACRLATMAAAAGADALLVFPSDVLTMGGWQRPECARAHVGAIAESSELPLILFQYPVSGGSGYPLDTLLGLCTEFPAIRAIKDWCNDPHLHERHIRELHALERPVRVLSTHSMWLLGSLVMGCDGLLSGAGSVIASLQVALFEAVQRNDLQTARTINDQIYPTVRAFYSDPLLDMHNRMKEALVLLGRLDSAHVRPPLTKLEQFEIERIGSLLQEAGITA, via the coding sequence ATGAGTCACCATGATTTTGATCCCCAGGGCGTTATTCCTGCCTGCCTGATGCCGTTCGACGCTCGTCTGGAGATCGACGAGCCTGCTTATCGTCGTCACTTGAGCGACCTTGCGGGTATTGCAGGCGTCACTGCGATTACCGTTAACGGGCACGCTGCTGAAGTTCACGCGTTAAGCTTCGAGGAGCAACGGCGAGGTATTGACATCGCTCGCGATGAGATTGCCGGAAAACTGCCGTTAGTGGTCGGCATTCACAGAGGAGGTACTCAGGAAGCGTGCCGTCTGGCCACCATGGCGGCTGCAGCCGGAGCTGATGCGCTGCTGGTGTTTCCGTCAGATGTGCTGACTATGGGAGGCTGGCAGAGACCTGAGTGCGCTCGTGCTCATGTTGGTGCCATCGCTGAATCGTCCGAACTGCCGCTGATTCTGTTTCAGTATCCGGTCAGTGGGGGATCGGGTTATCCACTAGACACACTGCTTGGACTCTGCACCGAGTTTCCTGCCATCCGGGCGATCAAGGACTGGTGCAACGACCCTCACCTGCACGAACGTCACATCCGCGAACTTCACGCCCTGGAGCGTCCGGTCAGAGTGCTTTCCACGCACAGTATGTGGTTGCTGGGATCGCTGGTAATGGGCTGTGATGGCTTGCTGTCCGGCGCCGGCAGTGTGATCGCCAGCCTTCAGGTTGCCCTGTTCGAGGCAGTTCAGAGGAACGACCTGCAAACGGCTCGAACGATCAACGATCAAATTTACCCGACCGTCCGGGCTTTTTACTCCGATCCTCTGCTCGACATGCACAACCGCATGAAGGAAGCCCTGGTGCTGCTCGGCAGGCTCGACTCCGCACATGTACGTCCGCCGCTGACGAAACTGGAGCAGTTCGAAATTGAACGCATTGGCTCGCTGCTGCAGGAGGCCGGAATTACCGCCTGA
- a CDS encoding cyclase family protein produces MVKNTNCLSTSIRWMAGLIVLVCWNAADVVAQEQHTMTVADVERQIADLSNWGRWGENDQKGTLNLITPEKRIRAARQVKDGICVSLARVAEEKQDVDNPNPFIQQMLAVGGDVSSPWAVDNYSVAYHGYAHTHMDALCHLFYRDHLYNGYTQDSVTEDGANRLSIHSQQEGIFTRGVLIDVPRMRGMDYLEPGTAIFPEDLDAWENKTGIRVASGDVVFIRTGRWARRDAMGPWDINKQGLAGLHASCAAWLKARDVAMLGSDSASDVIPSQINGITHPVHLLMLHAMGVHIFDNCDLEELGRVTDRLNRWEFLLTASPIPVKGGTGSPLNPIATF; encoded by the coding sequence ATGGTGAAAAATACGAATTGTTTGTCCACATCGATCAGATGGATGGCCGGACTGATCGTACTGGTGTGCTGGAACGCTGCCGATGTCGTCGCCCAGGAGCAGCACACAATGACCGTGGCCGACGTAGAGAGACAGATTGCTGATCTGTCCAACTGGGGCCGCTGGGGCGAGAACGACCAGAAAGGCACTTTGAACCTGATCACTCCCGAAAAACGAATTCGGGCGGCACGCCAGGTGAAAGACGGGATTTGTGTTTCTCTGGCACGCGTTGCTGAAGAGAAGCAGGACGTCGACAATCCTAATCCATTCATCCAGCAAATGCTGGCGGTCGGTGGGGACGTCAGTAGTCCGTGGGCGGTGGATAATTACAGCGTGGCGTATCACGGGTACGCACACACCCACATGGACGCACTGTGCCATCTGTTTTACCGCGATCACCTGTACAACGGTTACACACAGGATTCGGTTACGGAAGACGGAGCGAACAGACTCAGCATCCACAGCCAGCAGGAAGGCATCTTCACCCGGGGAGTGCTGATCGACGTGCCGCGCATGCGGGGGATGGACTATCTTGAACCCGGCACAGCCATCTTTCCGGAGGATCTGGACGCCTGGGAGAACAAGACAGGAATTCGAGTAGCCAGCGGCGATGTTGTTTTTATCCGCACAGGGCGCTGGGCACGTCGCGATGCAATGGGACCGTGGGACATCAACAAGCAGGGGCTGGCCGGATTACATGCCTCTTGTGCGGCCTGGTTAAAAGCGAGAGACGTTGCCATGCTCGGCAGCGACTCTGCCAGCGACGTGATCCCATCACAGATCAACGGCATCACTCATCCGGTGCATCTCCTGATGCTACATGCGATGGGGGTACATATCTTTGACAATTGCGATCTCGAGGAACTCGGACGAGTGACCGACAGACTGAATCGCTGGGAGTTTCTGTTGACCGCATCACCCATTCCCGTGAAGGGGGGAACCGGATCACCGCTCAATCCCATCGCGACGTTTTGA
- a CDS encoding DUF2585 family protein yields MNKVRLQRAEDTADYPEFTVQLPKTTIPGPVPDDSDNTRMKKILNDRNVARPLAAIAAATCVVLVLMGRVWWCEIGDLSPWSWDIWSSHNSQHLFDPYALSHLQHGIGLFLLLSACGSQWLSVRARTLIVACIEAAWEIAENTPFMINRYREATISLNYFGDSILNSISDYVMCLLGVLLARMTSWKTGLTVFLTLEISSILWIKDSLMLNILMLVVPIEAVKQWQAP; encoded by the coding sequence ATGAATAAGGTCCGGCTGCAGCGAGCGGAGGATACCGCTGATTATCCCGAGTTCACCGTGCAGCTGCCGAAAACAACTATTCCGGGTCCGGTTCCAGACGACAGTGACAATACAAGAATGAAAAAGATACTGAACGATCGCAATGTCGCCCGTCCGCTGGCAGCAATCGCCGCCGCAACATGCGTGGTCCTCGTTTTGATGGGGCGGGTTTGGTGGTGCGAAATTGGGGATCTTTCCCCCTGGTCCTGGGACATCTGGAGTTCACACAATTCGCAGCACCTGTTTGATCCCTACGCATTGTCGCATCTGCAGCACGGGATCGGACTGTTCCTGCTGCTGTCTGCATGCGGAAGTCAATGGCTATCGGTACGGGCACGCACGCTGATTGTGGCATGCATCGAAGCTGCATGGGAGATCGCTGAGAATACTCCCTTTATGATCAACCGATATCGCGAGGCCACTATCTCACTGAATTATTTTGGTGACAGCATCCTGAATTCCATCAGCGATTACGTCATGTGTTTACTGGGTGTCCTGCTGGCGCGGATGACGAGCTGGAAAACTGGCCTGACGGTTTTCCTCACTCTGGAAATCAGCAGCATATTGTGGATCAAAGACAGCCTGATGCTGAACATACTGATGCTCGTCGTACCAATCGAGGCTGTCAAACAATGGCAGGCTCCGTGA